One window of Populus nigra chromosome 5, ddPopNigr1.1, whole genome shotgun sequence genomic DNA carries:
- the LOC133694591 gene encoding uncharacterized protein LOC133694591 isoform X2, whose protein sequence is MWHEARRSERKVHDLMDAARKRAQRRAVYLAKRRGDPMQSIQVIGNRSRMYRDDGLYQATQDQQGLIPWNGKQDVLIDRFDGRALLDFIREFGTRRAPQKSEEEEELEEFVNFQRYRDLIKHRRRGFTDEEGLQHVHLELEAKLTASFASNSNSQPQQPPASKGPYSQVGFSYDGDGKEEFHFSDGDHSESEDDDDDDDDEDFNSDDSNDEGMERIAKEFGVKRYGWLVYMDKKAKEEEKRQKEVIKGDPAIRKLSRKERRKASQIEREREREAARITGTRVLHHDPYREPRRSPTYEAYSRSRKVRSRSRSFSPSHSRRYSRGGHPDEVHRSKPRTPKIEYITEFGAPGDRDEPKREGYSPPPSPPSQADLLNRPSSCHILEALHIDPASGVSLDNDKSTKASKSAVSTPSGLAKLTKASTSGGPLKQQQGEKKETPQERLKRIMSKQLNKQIKKDTAAETAKKREQERQRQAKLAETNQLSRYRRRSRSRSYSNSPPRYRSSRSRSRSRSSRRYHSHSRSRSRSRSCSRKHTQSRSPCSRSPRVRSR, encoded by the exons ATGTGGCACGAAGCGAGAAGATCAGAGAGGAAAGTACACGACTTGATGGACGCCGCTCGAAAGAGAGCGCAGCGACGAGCCGTTTATTTGGCGAAGAGAAGAGGCGATCCAATGCAATCCATTCAAGTTATCGGCAATCGATCTCGCATGTATCGTGACGATGGTCTCTATCAGGCCACACAAGACCAGCAAGGCCt GATACCTTGGAATGGAAAACAGGATGTTCTAATTGACAG ATTTGATGGTCGTGCTTTACTTGATTTTATTCGGGAGTTTGGGACCCGACGGGCCCCACAGAaatcagaagaagaagaagaactggaAGAGTTTGTTAATTTTCAGCGTTATCGGGATTTAATTAAGCATCGACGTAGAGGAT TTACTGATGAAGAGGGTTTGCAACATGTACATCTAGAGCTTGAGGCAAAGCTTACTGCCTCATTTGCTTCAAACAG TAATTCTCAGCCACAACAACCTCCCGCTAGCAAAGGTCCTTATTCACAAGTTGGCTTTTCTTATGATGGGGATGGAAAAGAGGAATTCCATTTTTCAGATGGTGATCACAGTGAAAGTGAAgatgacgatgacgatgacgatgatGAGGATTTTAATAGCGATGACAGCAATGATGAAGGAATGGAGAGAATAGCAAAAGAATTTGGAGTGAAAAGGTATGGTTGGCTTGTTTACATggataaaaaagcaaaagaagaagagaaaagacagAAGGAAGTGATCAAAGGTGATCCTGCAATT AGGAAATTGAGTCGCAAGGAAAGAAGGAAAGCTTCTCAGATAgaaagggaaagagagagagaggctgcTAGGATAACAGGAACAAGAGTGCTCCATCATGATCCCTACCG TGAACCTAGACGAAGTCCAACTTATGAAGCTTATTCTCGCTCCAGAAA AGTGAGATCAAGATCGCGCTCATTTTCACCATCACACTCAAGGCGTTATAGTCGTGGAGGGCATCCTGATGAAGTTCACCGTAGTAAACCAAGGACTCCTAAGATAGAATACATCACAGAATTTGGGGCCCCTGGTGACAGGGATGAGCCAAAGCGTGAAGGATATTCTCCACCGCCATCTCCTCCATCACAGGCTGATTTGTTAAACCG GCCATCATCCTGTCACATACTTGAAGCACTGCATATTGATCCTGCATCTGGCGTGTCCCTTGATAATGATAAGAGCACAAAAGCATCAAAATCAGCAGTAAG CACACCATCAGGATTAGCAAAATTAACCAAGGCAAGTACTTCTGGGGGACCTTTGAAGCAGcaacaaggagagaaaaaagaaactcCTCAGGAGAGACTCAAAAGGATCATGAGCAAACAGCTAAACAAACAAA TTAAAAAAGATACCGCTGCTGAAACGGCCAAGAAACGAGAACAGGAGCGCCAGAGGCAGGCAAAACTTGCAGAAACAAATCAACTGAGTCGATATAGACGTCGCAGCCGTAGCCGGAGCTACAGTAATTCTCCACCAAG ATACAGGTCCAGTAGAAGCCGAAGTCGAAGTAGGAGTTCTCGAAGATATCATTCCCACTCCCGCTCCCGCTCCAGATCCCGATCCTGCTCTCGAAAACACACCCAGTCCCGCTCTCCTTGTTCCCGCTCACCAag GGTAAGAAGCCGATGA
- the LOC133694591 gene encoding uncharacterized protein LOC133694591 isoform X1 → MWHEARRSERKVHDLMDAARKRAQRRAVYLAKRRGDPMQSIQVIGNRSRMYRDDGLYQATQDQQGLIPWNGKQDVLIDRFDGRALLDFIREFGTRRAPQKSEEEEELEEFVNFQRYRDLIKHRRRGFTDEEGLQHVHLELEAKLTASFASNSNSQPQQPPASKGPYSQVGFSYDGDGKEEFHFSDGDHSESEDDDDDDDDEDFNSDDSNDEGMERIAKEFGVKRYGWLVYMDKKAKEEEKRQKEVIKGDPAIRKLSRKERRKASQIEREREREAARITGTRVLHHDPYREPRRSPTYEAYSRSRKVRSRSRSFSPSHSRRYSRGGHPDEVHRSKPRTPKIEYITEFGAPGDRDEPKREGYSPPPSPPSQADLLNRPSSCHILEALHIDPASGVSLDNDKSTKASKSAVSTPSGLAKLTKASTSGGPLKQQQGEKKETPQERLKRIMSKQLNKQIKKDTAAETAKKREQERQRQAKLAETNQLSRYRRRSRSRSYSNSPPRRYRSSRSRSRSRSSRRYHSHSRSRSRSRSCSRKHTQSRSPCSRSPRVRSR, encoded by the exons ATGTGGCACGAAGCGAGAAGATCAGAGAGGAAAGTACACGACTTGATGGACGCCGCTCGAAAGAGAGCGCAGCGACGAGCCGTTTATTTGGCGAAGAGAAGAGGCGATCCAATGCAATCCATTCAAGTTATCGGCAATCGATCTCGCATGTATCGTGACGATGGTCTCTATCAGGCCACACAAGACCAGCAAGGCCt GATACCTTGGAATGGAAAACAGGATGTTCTAATTGACAG ATTTGATGGTCGTGCTTTACTTGATTTTATTCGGGAGTTTGGGACCCGACGGGCCCCACAGAaatcagaagaagaagaagaactggaAGAGTTTGTTAATTTTCAGCGTTATCGGGATTTAATTAAGCATCGACGTAGAGGAT TTACTGATGAAGAGGGTTTGCAACATGTACATCTAGAGCTTGAGGCAAAGCTTACTGCCTCATTTGCTTCAAACAG TAATTCTCAGCCACAACAACCTCCCGCTAGCAAAGGTCCTTATTCACAAGTTGGCTTTTCTTATGATGGGGATGGAAAAGAGGAATTCCATTTTTCAGATGGTGATCACAGTGAAAGTGAAgatgacgatgacgatgacgatgatGAGGATTTTAATAGCGATGACAGCAATGATGAAGGAATGGAGAGAATAGCAAAAGAATTTGGAGTGAAAAGGTATGGTTGGCTTGTTTACATggataaaaaagcaaaagaagaagagaaaagacagAAGGAAGTGATCAAAGGTGATCCTGCAATT AGGAAATTGAGTCGCAAGGAAAGAAGGAAAGCTTCTCAGATAgaaagggaaagagagagagaggctgcTAGGATAACAGGAACAAGAGTGCTCCATCATGATCCCTACCG TGAACCTAGACGAAGTCCAACTTATGAAGCTTATTCTCGCTCCAGAAA AGTGAGATCAAGATCGCGCTCATTTTCACCATCACACTCAAGGCGTTATAGTCGTGGAGGGCATCCTGATGAAGTTCACCGTAGTAAACCAAGGACTCCTAAGATAGAATACATCACAGAATTTGGGGCCCCTGGTGACAGGGATGAGCCAAAGCGTGAAGGATATTCTCCACCGCCATCTCCTCCATCACAGGCTGATTTGTTAAACCG GCCATCATCCTGTCACATACTTGAAGCACTGCATATTGATCCTGCATCTGGCGTGTCCCTTGATAATGATAAGAGCACAAAAGCATCAAAATCAGCAGTAAG CACACCATCAGGATTAGCAAAATTAACCAAGGCAAGTACTTCTGGGGGACCTTTGAAGCAGcaacaaggagagaaaaaagaaactcCTCAGGAGAGACTCAAAAGGATCATGAGCAAACAGCTAAACAAACAAA TTAAAAAAGATACCGCTGCTGAAACGGCCAAGAAACGAGAACAGGAGCGCCAGAGGCAGGCAAAACTTGCAGAAACAAATCAACTGAGTCGATATAGACGTCGCAGCCGTAGCCGGAGCTACAGTAATTCTCCACCAAG AAGATACAGGTCCAGTAGAAGCCGAAGTCGAAGTAGGAGTTCTCGAAGATATCATTCCCACTCCCGCTCCCGCTCCAGATCCCGATCCTGCTCTCGAAAACACACCCAGTCCCGCTCTCCTTGTTCCCGCTCACCAag GGTAAGAAGCCGATGA
- the LOC133694591 gene encoding uncharacterized protein LOC133694591 isoform X3 — MWHEARRSERKVHDLMDAARKRAQRRAVYLAKRRGDPMQSIQVIGNRSRMYRDDGLYQATQDQQGLIPWNGKQDVLIDRFDGRALLDFIREFGTRRAPQKSEEEEELEEFVNFQRYRDLIKHRRRGFTDEEGLQHVHLELEAKLTASFASNSNSQPQQPPASKGPYSQVGFSYDGDGKEEFHFSDGDHSESEDDDDDDDDEDFNSDDSNDEGMERIAKEFGVKRYGWLVYMDKKAKEEEKRQKEVIKGDPAIRKLSRKERRKASQIEREREREAARITGTRVLHHDPYREPRRSPTYEAYSRSRKVRSRSRSFSPSHSRRYSRGGHPDEVHRSKPRTPKIEYITEFGAPGDRDEPKREGYSPPPSPPSQADLLNRPSSCHILEALHIDPASGVSLDNDKSTKASKSAVSTPSGLAKLTKASTSGGPLKQQQGEKKETPQERLKRIMSKQLNKQIKKDTAAETAKKREQERQRQAKLAETNQLSRYRRRSRSRSYSNSPPRSSRSRSRSRSSRRYHSHSRSRSRSRSCSRKHTQSRSPCSRSPRVRSR, encoded by the exons ATGTGGCACGAAGCGAGAAGATCAGAGAGGAAAGTACACGACTTGATGGACGCCGCTCGAAAGAGAGCGCAGCGACGAGCCGTTTATTTGGCGAAGAGAAGAGGCGATCCAATGCAATCCATTCAAGTTATCGGCAATCGATCTCGCATGTATCGTGACGATGGTCTCTATCAGGCCACACAAGACCAGCAAGGCCt GATACCTTGGAATGGAAAACAGGATGTTCTAATTGACAG ATTTGATGGTCGTGCTTTACTTGATTTTATTCGGGAGTTTGGGACCCGACGGGCCCCACAGAaatcagaagaagaagaagaactggaAGAGTTTGTTAATTTTCAGCGTTATCGGGATTTAATTAAGCATCGACGTAGAGGAT TTACTGATGAAGAGGGTTTGCAACATGTACATCTAGAGCTTGAGGCAAAGCTTACTGCCTCATTTGCTTCAAACAG TAATTCTCAGCCACAACAACCTCCCGCTAGCAAAGGTCCTTATTCACAAGTTGGCTTTTCTTATGATGGGGATGGAAAAGAGGAATTCCATTTTTCAGATGGTGATCACAGTGAAAGTGAAgatgacgatgacgatgacgatgatGAGGATTTTAATAGCGATGACAGCAATGATGAAGGAATGGAGAGAATAGCAAAAGAATTTGGAGTGAAAAGGTATGGTTGGCTTGTTTACATggataaaaaagcaaaagaagaagagaaaagacagAAGGAAGTGATCAAAGGTGATCCTGCAATT AGGAAATTGAGTCGCAAGGAAAGAAGGAAAGCTTCTCAGATAgaaagggaaagagagagagaggctgcTAGGATAACAGGAACAAGAGTGCTCCATCATGATCCCTACCG TGAACCTAGACGAAGTCCAACTTATGAAGCTTATTCTCGCTCCAGAAA AGTGAGATCAAGATCGCGCTCATTTTCACCATCACACTCAAGGCGTTATAGTCGTGGAGGGCATCCTGATGAAGTTCACCGTAGTAAACCAAGGACTCCTAAGATAGAATACATCACAGAATTTGGGGCCCCTGGTGACAGGGATGAGCCAAAGCGTGAAGGATATTCTCCACCGCCATCTCCTCCATCACAGGCTGATTTGTTAAACCG GCCATCATCCTGTCACATACTTGAAGCACTGCATATTGATCCTGCATCTGGCGTGTCCCTTGATAATGATAAGAGCACAAAAGCATCAAAATCAGCAGTAAG CACACCATCAGGATTAGCAAAATTAACCAAGGCAAGTACTTCTGGGGGACCTTTGAAGCAGcaacaaggagagaaaaaagaaactcCTCAGGAGAGACTCAAAAGGATCATGAGCAAACAGCTAAACAAACAAA TTAAAAAAGATACCGCTGCTGAAACGGCCAAGAAACGAGAACAGGAGCGCCAGAGGCAGGCAAAACTTGCAGAAACAAATCAACTGAGTCGATATAGACGTCGCAGCCGTAGCCGGAGCTACAGTAATTCTCCACCAAG GTCCAGTAGAAGCCGAAGTCGAAGTAGGAGTTCTCGAAGATATCATTCCCACTCCCGCTCCCGCTCCAGATCCCGATCCTGCTCTCGAAAACACACCCAGTCCCGCTCTCCTTGTTCCCGCTCACCAag GGTAAGAAGCCGATGA